Genomic DNA from Naumovozyma dairenensis CBS 421 chromosome 11, complete genome:
AGTATGTGAGTAAGTATTGGAATTAGAGAAATAAGGAGATCGGCCATTCCCCCATTGATACATAAAACAACCTGTTTTTTAAAACAGAATGTTTTCAAGACGAATAATTGATTTACTCTCCAAGGGTGTACCTCAAACAATTTACTCATACAAGAAACCATTCATTGTGAAATTCGGTTccatttcattatcattagtcTTTCTCACCTATGGTTGCACATTTTTCAACACTTCATGGAACACAGCCAAAGTCTATTACAGAGATGCTGATGCCCAGGAAAAGAAATCTATTCTGTTTTTAATAAAGACATACGGTCCCATGACCATGGCTATAATGCCCATAGGGTTATCCCTTGCATCATTATATCTATCATCAAGAATGGTCACTAATATCGTTTATATACCTcccaatttgaaaatatctaCATTACCACATTATCAAATTACCAGAACTTCACCAATCCTTGGAAGATCTATCACGACAATGAAACCGGTGGGTCAAATAGTCAAAAGTAAGGGTAATGGTAAAATTTTTACTGGAGAAGGTAAACAAGGAATTGATGATAAGTCAACTTTTGNTTTCTTTTTAGTAGATAAGAGTCCCGATTTAAGGTACCCTTGGAATAAATTTTATATCGTCTCTAGAAATGGTTCTGTATTGAAATCAGATGGTCGCATTATAGATGATATGTTCCAACCAGGGTTGTCAGATACTACTGATGCATCTGTAAGCAAGAACAAATCTTCCCagaaagaacaagaatCTGAAGAAATGAGAGTGAAAATATTCGATTCAATAGTCAGGTCCAGTGTTGGAAATTCATCTACCTTCCATTCTAAACATAAGGACATTGCCGCAAGGAA
This window encodes:
- the MRX15 gene encoding Mrx15p (similar to Saccharomyces cerevisiae YNR040W; ancestral locus Anc_6.360) gives rise to the protein MFSRRIIDLLSKGVPQTIYSYKKPFIVKFGSISLSLVFLTYGCTFFNTSWNTAKVYYRDADAQEKKSILFLIKTYGPMTMAIMPIGLSLASLYLSSRMVTNIVYIPPNLKISTLPHYQITRTSPILGRSITTMKPVGQIVKSKGNGKIFTGEGKQGIDDKSTFXFFLVDKSPDLRYPWNKFYIVSRNGSVLKSDGRIIDDMFQPGLSDTTDASVSKNKSSQKEQESEEMRVKIFDSIVRSSVGNSSTFHSKHKDIAARKIVKNLLHKNKTKKNDIL